In Clostridium sporogenes, one genomic interval encodes:
- the hydE gene encoding [FeFe] hydrogenase H-cluster radical SAM maturase HydE has product MKKLLKKIIDELYEKNNTSNDKLLYLLNNIDKDSKKYLISKSHETRLKYYDNKVFLRGLIEFTNYCKNSCLYCGISCRNNNAERYRLSKEEILNCCRKGYSLGYKTFVLQGGEDPYYTDDKIINIIKSIKNLFPDCAITLSIGEKNYSTYKKFYEAGADRYLLRHETASKSLYEELHPDMSFENRRSCLKNLKEIGYQIGAGFMIGLPNQTNEDYVNDLVFLKELKPHMVGIGPFIPHKDTVLKDQPAGTLEDTTTLLALIRLLLPEVLLPATTALGTINPMGREEGLKAGANVVMPNLSPTNVRDKYMLYDNKICTGDEAAECRKCIENRINNAGFSLDLTRGDNILWRRI; this is encoded by the coding sequence ATGAAAAAACTACTAAAAAAAATTATTGATGAACTATATGAAAAAAATAATACCTCAAATGATAAACTTTTATATTTGCTAAACAATATTGATAAAGATAGTAAAAAATATCTAATATCTAAATCTCATGAAACTAGATTAAAATACTATGATAACAAAGTTTTTTTAAGAGGACTAATAGAATTTACAAACTATTGTAAAAACAGTTGTCTATATTGTGGTATATCCTGTAGAAATAATAATGCTGAAAGATATAGACTGTCTAAAGAAGAAATTTTGAATTGTTGCAGGAAAGGATATTCTTTAGGTTATAAAACCTTTGTACTTCAAGGTGGAGAGGATCCTTACTATACAGATGATAAAATTATCAACATTATAAAATCTATAAAAAACTTATTTCCAGACTGTGCTATAACATTATCTATCGGAGAAAAAAACTATAGCACATATAAAAAATTTTATGAGGCAGGAGCTGATAGATACTTATTAAGACATGAAACAGCATCTAAAAGTTTATACGAAGAACTTCACCCTGATATGAGTTTTGAAAATAGACGCTCATGTTTAAAAAATTTGAAAGAAATAGGCTATCAAATTGGTGCTGGTTTTATGATAGGACTTCCTAATCAAACAAATGAAGATTATGTAAATGATTTAGTGTTTTTAAAAGAGTTAAAACCTCATATGGTTGGTATAGGGCCCTTTATTCCTCATAAGGATACCGTACTTAAAGATCAACCTGCTGGTACATTAGAAGATACTACTACATTATTAGCCCTTATACGATTACTCTTACCTGAGGTTTTACTACCAGCAACTACAGCTCTAGGTACAATAAATCCCATGGGCCGCGAAGAAGGGTTAAAAGCTGGAGCTAATGTAGTTATGCCAAATCTTTCTCCTACTAATGTTAGAGATAAATATATGCTATATGATAATAAAATTTGTACTGGTGATGAAGCTGCAGAATGCAGGAAATGTATAGAAAATAGAATTAATAATGCTGGTTTTTCTCTAGATTTAACTAGAGGAGATAATATTTTATGGAGGCGAATATAA
- a CDS encoding TM1266 family iron-only hydrogenase system putative regulator, translated as MKKIAVISAILEDPKNCQQKFNEIIADFKGIVKGRMGIPFEEEGVSVISITVTGTLDQINSLTGKLGNIENVYVKTSISKKEI; from the coding sequence ATGAAAAAAATAGCTGTTATTAGTGCTATACTGGAAGATCCTAAAAACTGTCAACAAAAATTTAATGAAATAATAGCTGATTTTAAAGGTATTGTAAAAGGAAGAATGGGTATACCCTTTGAAGAAGAAGGTGTATCTGTAATCTCCATTACTGTAACTGGAACTCTAGATCAAATTAATAGTCTCACAGGTAAACTAGGGAATATAGAAAATGTATATGTAAAAACATCTATATCAAAGAAAGAGATATAA
- the hydF gene encoding [FeFe] hydrogenase H-cluster maturation GTPase HydF, translating into MNTTPNANRIHITFIGKTNSGKSSLMNAIIGQDISIVSSIEGTTTDPVSKAMELIPLGPVLFIDTAGLEDNTKLGKIRIEKTLNTLLKTDFAVYVMSAEDIDINLYEKSINRFKQQNIPYITVVNKIDTVHKNTINELKKIIENPIFVSSNDINSILNLKDSIIKNLGKAKEDDTIMGTLLPYNSKVVMVVPIDSEAPKGRLILPQVQLIRDCLDHGIKSYVVRDTELKSALDDIKNIDLVVTDSQAFKKVDKIVPKSIGLTSFSILFANYKGDLKTFVEGTKAINALNEDSKILISESCTHNYSHEDIGRIKIPNMINSHVDKKLNYEFKMGGDFPQDVDKYDLIIHCGACMVNKKSMDSKLKLCKEKNVPITNYGILISYLTGILDRSIELFNIK; encoded by the coding sequence ATGAATACTACACCTAATGCCAATAGAATTCATATAACTTTTATAGGTAAAACTAATTCTGGAAAGTCTTCTTTAATGAATGCAATAATAGGTCAAGATATATCTATTGTATCCTCTATAGAAGGAACCACTACTGATCCTGTAAGTAAGGCTATGGAACTTATACCTTTAGGTCCAGTTTTATTTATAGATACTGCTGGATTAGAAGATAACACTAAGCTTGGTAAAATAAGAATTGAAAAAACCTTAAATACTCTTTTAAAAACAGATTTTGCTGTATATGTTATGTCTGCTGAAGATATTGATATAAATCTATATGAAAAGAGTATAAATAGATTTAAACAGCAAAATATACCTTATATAACCGTTGTAAACAAAATAGATACTGTGCATAAAAATACAATAAATGAACTAAAAAAAATAATAGAAAATCCTATATTTGTTTCCTCAAATGATATTAATAGTATCCTTAATTTAAAAGATTCAATAATAAAAAATTTAGGCAAAGCTAAAGAAGATGATACTATCATGGGCACTTTACTTCCCTACAATAGCAAAGTAGTTATGGTAGTACCTATAGATTCTGAAGCTCCAAAGGGTAGACTAATATTACCACAGGTACAATTAATAAGAGATTGTTTAGATCATGGTATAAAAAGCTATGTAGTTAGGGATACAGAATTAAAATCTGCATTAGATGATATAAAAAATATAGATTTAGTTGTAACAGATTCACAAGCTTTTAAAAAAGTAGATAAGATTGTTCCTAAAAGCATAGGCCTAACAAGCTTTTCTATTTTGTTTGCTAATTATAAGGGTGATTTAAAAACTTTTGTAGAAGGAACTAAGGCTATAAATGCTTTAAATGAAGATTCTAAAATACTTATATCAGAAAGCTGTACACATAATTATTCTCATGAAGATATAGGCAGAATTAAAATACCAAACATGATTAATTCACATGTGGATAAAAAATTAAACTATGAATTTAAAATGGGTGGAGATTTTCCACAGGATGTGGATAAATACGATTTAATAATTCATTGTGGAGCTTGCATGGTAAATAAAAAATCTATGGATTCAAAGCTCAAATTATGTAAAGAAAAAAATGTACCCATCACCAACTATGGTATACTAATTTCCTATTTAACAGGTATATTAGATAGAAGTATAGAATTATTTAATATTAAATAA
- the hydG gene encoding [FeFe] hydrogenase H-cluster radical SAM maturase HydG: MFINHDYIENLLKEAENATNEDIEKVLDKACSNEKLSHKDIAILLQIKNKKLLSRMFKIAGDIKKSIYGNRIVLFAPLYISDYCVNNCVYCGYKSCNSFERRKLTQEEIRTEVKILEKMGHKRLALEAGEDPVNCDIDYILESIKTIYNTQNENGNIRRINVNIAATTVENYKKLKAANIGTYILFQETYHKPTYEKMHPNCLKDSYEYHLTAFDRAMEGGIDDVGAGVLFGLSNYKFEVLGLMLHNQHLEEKYGVGFHTISVPRLKKAEGMNLKMFPHLVDDETFKQIVAILRIAVPFTGIILSTRESAEMRKEVIEYGVSQVSAGSCAGVGGYKEREDGKNTNQFIIADHRSHLDVLKELIEEGHIPSYCTGCYRKGRTGDRFMSLAKSGNIQYVCQPNAIMTLMEFLLDYGDEELKEKGEKLIKEEISKIEREDIKNTVIKNIEKIKNGERDLFF, from the coding sequence ATGTTTATAAATCATGATTATATAGAAAATTTATTAAAAGAAGCTGAAAATGCTACAAATGAAGATATAGAAAAGGTTTTAGATAAAGCCTGTAGTAACGAGAAGTTAAGTCATAAAGATATTGCTATACTTCTCCAAATAAAAAACAAAAAATTATTATCTAGAATGTTTAAAATTGCCGGAGATATAAAGAAGTCTATATACGGCAATAGAATTGTCTTATTTGCTCCTCTATATATTAGTGACTATTGTGTTAATAATTGTGTATATTGTGGTTATAAAAGCTGTAATAGCTTTGAAAGAAGAAAGTTAACCCAAGAAGAAATTAGAACTGAAGTTAAAATTCTTGAAAAAATGGGACATAAAAGATTAGCTTTAGAAGCCGGAGAAGATCCTGTAAACTGTGATATAGATTATATATTAGAAAGTATAAAAACTATATATAATACTCAAAATGAAAATGGAAATATAAGAAGAATAAACGTTAACATCGCAGCTACTACTGTTGAAAATTATAAAAAATTAAAAGCAGCTAATATAGGAACTTATATATTATTTCAAGAAACTTATCATAAACCTACCTATGAAAAAATGCACCCTAATTGCTTAAAAGATAGCTATGAGTATCATCTAACTGCATTTGATAGAGCAATGGAAGGTGGCATAGATGATGTAGGTGCTGGCGTTCTCTTTGGTTTATCTAACTATAAATTTGAAGTTTTAGGATTGATGCTTCATAATCAACATCTAGAAGAAAAATATGGCGTAGGATTCCATACTATCTCAGTCCCTAGACTAAAAAAAGCTGAAGGAATGAACCTTAAGATGTTTCCGCATTTAGTAGATGATGAAACTTTTAAACAAATAGTAGCTATACTAAGAATAGCTGTACCTTTTACTGGTATAATATTGTCCACAAGAGAAAGCGCAGAAATGAGAAAAGAAGTGATTGAATATGGTGTTTCTCAAGTAAGTGCTGGTTCTTGTGCTGGAGTTGGTGGCTACAAAGAAAGAGAAGATGGAAAAAATACTAACCAATTTATCATTGCAGATCATAGAAGTCATCTAGATGTTTTAAAAGAATTAATTGAGGAGGGTCACATTCCAAGTTATTGTACGGGTTGCTATAGAAAAGGAAGAACTGGAGATAGATTTATGAGCCTTGCCAAATCTGGAAATATCCAATATGTATGTCAGCCTAATGCTATAATGACTTTAATGGAATTTTTATTAGATTATGGTGATGAAGAGCTAAAAGAAAAAGGTGAAAAATTAATAAAAGAAGAGATAAGTAAAATAGAAAGAGAAGATATTAAAAATACAGTTATTAAAAATATAGAAAAAATAAAAAATGGTGAACGAGACTTATTTTTTTAG
- a CDS encoding glycosyltransferase family 4 protein: MKKILNILAQRPDKTGSGMYLQALVKEADKNGYKQAVIAGISAKDKKVTFSSKNPITFFPVIFETSNLPFPIVGMSDVMPYESTKYKDLSIDMLKKWEISFSSVIKKAIDEFNPDIIICHHLWILTALVKELYPNKKIIAFCHGTDLRQFESFKNSTKPISKEILNYVIANCNNLEAVIVSHKDEEMRVIESYKIDENKIYIAGTGFNPDIFYINENKINSNKIKIVYAGKLSYSKGVPFLINSINLIKKYVNNIELYLAGSGAGDETISIIKLCKNNSCNFNINVLGSLSQKKLSDLFRECNILVLPSLYEGLPLVLIEAMACGLKIVCTELPGIKEWMGETINNSGIIEYVPMPKLKNIDTIVPEEIPNFEHNLASFIKKQIKNDLVINAKVKEAIKSKSWAKAFSNIEKLF, from the coding sequence ATGAAAAAAATACTAAACATATTAGCTCAAAGGCCTGACAAAACTGGAAGTGGTATGTATCTTCAAGCCCTTGTTAAAGAAGCTGATAAAAATGGTTATAAGCAAGCTGTAATAGCTGGTATATCAGCAAAGGATAAAAAGGTAACTTTTTCTTCAAAAAATCCTATTACATTTTTTCCTGTAATATTTGAAACTTCAAATTTACCTTTTCCTATTGTCGGTATGAGCGATGTAATGCCTTATGAAAGTACAAAATATAAAGATTTATCCATAGATATGCTAAAAAAATGGGAAATTTCTTTCTCATCAGTTATAAAAAAAGCTATTGATGAATTTAATCCAGACATAATAATATGTCACCATTTATGGATTTTAACTGCTTTAGTAAAGGAGCTATATCCAAATAAAAAAATTATAGCTTTTTGTCATGGAACAGATTTAAGACAATTTGAATCCTTTAAAAATAGTACTAAACCTATTTCAAAAGAAATATTAAATTATGTAATAGCTAATTGCAATAATTTAGAAGCCGTAATAGTATCTCATAAAGATGAAGAAATGCGGGTTATAGAATCGTATAAAATAGATGAAAATAAAATATATATTGCAGGTACAGGTTTTAATCCAGATATTTTTTATATAAATGAAAATAAAATTAATTCGAATAAAATTAAAATAGTCTATGCTGGCAAACTAAGCTATTCCAAAGGAGTACCTTTTTTAATTAATTCAATTAACCTAATAAAAAAATATGTAAATAATATAGAACTTTACTTAGCTGGTTCTGGGGCTGGTGATGAAACTATAAGTATAATTAAATTATGCAAAAACAATTCTTGTAATTTTAATATAAATGTTTTAGGATCTCTTTCTCAAAAAAAATTATCTGACTTATTTAGAGAATGTAATATACTAGTACTTCCTTCTTTATATGAAGGCTTACCTTTAGTATTAATAGAAGCTATGGCCTGTGGACTAAAAATAGTTTGTACAGAACTGCCTGGTATAAAGGAATGGATGGGAGAAACAATTAACAATAGTGGCATTATAGAATATGTTCCTATGCCTAAATTAAAAAATATAGATACTATAGTACCTGAAGAAATACCTAATTTTGAACATAATCTAGCTTCATTTATAAAAAAACAAATTAAAAATGATTTAGTAATAAATGCTAAGGTTAAAGAGGCTATAAAGAGCAAATCCTGGGCCAAGGCCTTCTCAAATATAGAAAAATTATTTTAA
- a CDS encoding sodium:solute symporter family protein gives MLIVSIILTLILTGVAGYIGKLKVKTAKDFINADNKLGVLGVTSMLMGSIIGGASTVGTAQMAYKHGISAIWFILGLCIASILLGLIYSNQVGKDNMTTLPEIIGTTYGLKARTGSSLLLSLGMFIHISGQVLACTPLFTSIFNIDVKITSIIVIFLLVFYIIFGGFWGSTMVGAVKTVLLYTTSIICGIILIFSLNGTTEIFNHFPKNPWFNIFSDGIFEDLASGFSTVLGVLSTQTYFQSIMAGKNPKTSKISSFLVAFLIFPVGIVCTFIGMYMRIHFPNINPNEAFPLFLINYLHPILGGVSIATVLISSIATGAGLALGIATMMVKDIIPALSNKKLEDKKQILYLRICILIIGVLTLAIVINNTDSMILDWGFLSMIFRATPIFVPVLCALFFKNKINNKAGFYCVLVGPLSSILWIIIGFSGITSIYIGITMNIITMAIASKKFNSMEKI, from the coding sequence TTGCTTATAGTAAGTATAATTTTAACATTAATTTTAACTGGAGTAGCTGGATATATTGGAAAGCTAAAAGTAAAAACAGCCAAAGACTTTATAAACGCAGACAATAAATTAGGCGTATTAGGAGTAACTAGTATGCTTATGGGATCTATAATAGGTGGCGCTTCCACTGTAGGTACTGCACAAATGGCTTATAAGCACGGTATCTCTGCTATATGGTTTATATTAGGTTTATGTATTGCTAGTATTTTATTGGGACTTATATATTCAAACCAAGTTGGTAAGGATAATATGACTACACTACCTGAGATCATAGGAACCACTTATGGTTTAAAAGCAAGAACTGGTTCTAGTTTATTACTTTCTTTAGGTATGTTTATCCATATAAGTGGTCAAGTATTAGCTTGTACTCCTCTTTTTACATCTATATTTAATATAGATGTAAAAATAACTTCTATAATAGTAATTTTTTTATTAGTTTTTTATATAATCTTCGGAGGTTTCTGGGGAAGTACTATGGTAGGTGCTGTTAAAACTGTACTTTTATATACTACAAGTATAATATGTGGAATTATATTAATATTTTCATTAAATGGAACTACAGAAATTTTTAATCACTTTCCTAAAAATCCTTGGTTCAATATATTTAGTGATGGTATTTTTGAAGATTTAGCCTCAGGATTCTCAACAGTACTTGGAGTACTATCTACTCAGACCTACTTTCAATCTATTATGGCAGGCAAAAATCCTAAAACTTCTAAAATAAGTTCTTTTTTAGTAGCTTTTTTAATATTCCCAGTAGGCATTGTATGTACATTTATAGGAATGTACATGAGAATTCATTTTCCAAACATAAATCCAAATGAAGCTTTTCCTCTATTTTTAATTAATTATCTTCACCCAATTTTAGGTGGAGTATCCATAGCTACAGTACTTATATCCTCCATAGCTACTGGTGCCGGATTGGCCTTAGGTATAGCTACCATGATGGTAAAAGATATTATACCAGCTTTATCTAATAAAAAATTAGAAGATAAAAAACAAATTTTATATTTAAGAATATGTATTTTAATAATAGGTGTTTTAACTTTAGCAATAGTTATAAATAACACTGACTCCATGATATTAGATTGGGGATTCTTATCTATGATATTTAGAGCCACACCTATTTTTGTACCAGTATTATGTGCATTATTTTTTAAAAACAAGATTAATAATAAAGCAGGATTTTATTGCGTATTAGTTGGTCCACTATCAAGTATTTTATGGATAATCATTGGATTTAGTGGAATAACTTCTATATATATAGGTATTACTATGAATATAATTACTATGGCTATAGCAAGTAAAAAATTTAATTCTATGGAAAAAATATAA